A genomic stretch from Coffea arabica cultivar ET-39 chromosome 10c, Coffea Arabica ET-39 HiFi, whole genome shotgun sequence includes:
- the LOC113714412 gene encoding uncharacterized protein codes for MEEKQLEHFSHEEHPLILCELQKENDDGSTDQKSAVCYGCQEQILDPAAYCCFRCDFFLHKRCAELPRQIRHPMHSQHDLVLHGKSPYSWGGCICSACGQYDWKVFTYHCSLCEFDLDVSCAILDQREIKLNCHDHPLRQLKKPATFLCNACDKVEEDSSYLCTICPFWIHRKCALLPRTVKHKDHNHSLLLAYSLPSEHCSFRQQCSVCWKKVHLSRWVYYCGPCRYFVHITCVVISQEDEGKLSEDIEYNISGEQDQNVVKLPSNNAAQELIARFLLKEDEISSSNDSGESNIRENIYMDSHWKHPLVLSEKVQNLDEINSTTSDDQEEAKALLVCDKCIEPICSSDNLHYYAWVECGYFVHLTCSNLPPELHIPKHPQHPFPLTYIQSAVGRFICGACGRETNANYYNCKPCGLSICIKCASASMITSSVKHDGHKKHLLAQLQCSDRVCCTTCDYIYRGGFGFACEDCHFYVCYYCALLPPTTTQRWDKHLLHLIYPPYFEHPEKFYCVLCEREINPNCWMYHCHDCNYSLHPSCVPQVNLFRRVKYGHSVNVNNHSHPLTHVPEAKYKSFCGSCNNKRLDWEEAFECDSCRFYLCPNCARRRELLPCCNH; via the exons atggaagaaaaacaACTTGAGCATTTCAGTCATGAGGAACACCCTCTCATCCTGTGTGAATTGCAGAAGGAAAACGATGACGGTAGTACTGATCAAAAGTCAGCAGTCTGTTATGGGTGTCAGGAGCAAATCTTGGATCCTGCGGCATACTGCTGCTTCCGCTGTGATTTCTTTCTCCACAAAAGATGTGCGGAGCTTCCTCGACAAATTAGGCATCCGATGCATTCCCAGCATGACTTAGTCCTCCATGGGAAGTCACCTTATTCCTGGGGTGGTTGTATCTGTAGTGCGTGTGGCCAATATGATTGGAAGGTTTTCACCTACCACTGTTCCTTGTGCGAATTTGATCTCGATGTGTCGTGTGCTATTTTGGATCAGCGGGAAATTAAGCTCAATTGTCATGACCACCCTCTTCGACAACTGAAAAAACCTGCTACTTTCTTGTGTAATGCTTGCGATAAGGTTGAAGAAGATTCATCTTATCTGTGCACTATTTGTCCATTTTGGATCCACAGAAAATGCGCACTGCTACCAAGAACGGTGAAGCACAAGGATCATAATCACTCACTCTTATTGGCTTACTCTCTTCCGTCTGAGCACTGCAGTTTTCGACAACAATGCTCTGTTTGTTGGAAAAAGGTACATCTGAGTCGTTGGGTCTATTATTGCGGTCCTTGCAGATACTTCGTCCATATCACATGCGTTGTGATCTCTCAAGAGGACGAAGGGAAGCTAAGTGAAGATATTGAATATAATATCTC AGGAGAACAAGATCAAAATGTGGTGAAACTACCATCCAATAATGCGGCTCAAGAATTGATCGCCCGTTTTCTTCTCAAGGAAGATGAGATCAGTAGCAGTAATGACTCAGGCGAATCGAATATtcgagaaaatatatatatggattCCCACTGGAAGCATCCGCTTGTTCTTTCAGAGAAAGTACAAAACTTAGATGAGATAAATAGTACTACTAGTGATGATCAGGAAGAAGCAAAAGCATTGTTAGTATGTGACAAGTGCATTGAACCTATTTGCTCATCTGATAATCTTCACTACTATGCTTGGGTCGAGTGCGGTTACTTTGTCCATTTAACTTGTTCTAACCTCCCCCCTGAATTGCACATTCCAAAGCATCCCCAGCACCCATTCCCATTGACATATATTCAGAGTGCAGTTGGTCGTTTCATATGCGGGGCATGTGGCCGGGAGaccaatgctaactattataaTTGCAAACCTTGTGGACTAAGCATTTGTATCAAGTGTGCGAGTGCTAGCATGATCACGAGTAGTGTCAAACACGATGGTCACAAGAAGCACCTCTTGGCTCAACTTCAATGTTCAGATCGCGTATGTTGCACTACATGCGACTATATATATAGAGGTGGTTTTGGGTTTGCTTGTGAGGATTGCCATTTCTATGTGTGTTATTACTGTGCTCTGCTGCCTCCTACAACCACGCAGAGATGGGACAAGCACCTACTTCACCTGATATATCCTCCGTATTTCGAGCATCCTGAGAAATTCTACTGTGTGCTCTGTGAAAGAGAAATCAACCCAAATTGTTGGATGTATCACTGCCATGATTGCAACTACTCATTGCATCCATCGTGCGTTCCTCAAGTTAATTTGTTCAGACGTGTGAAATATGGACACTCCGTGAATGTGAATAATCATTCTCATCCTCTCACTCATGTTCCCGAAGCAAAATACAAATCCTTTTGTGGGAGCTGCAACAACAAGAGGTTGGATTGGGAAGAGGCTTTCGAATGCGATTCGTGCAGATTTTATCTCTGCCCAAATTGTGCCCGCCGAAGGGAATTGCTGCCGTGTTGTAACCATTAA